CTTTCACCAACTAAAGCAAGACTTGTTGCAAGAGAAATTCAGGGAATGAACGCTGAAGAAGCTCTTGCAAAGCTTGAATTTATGCCGAATAAAGCGGCAAGGGTTATCGCAAAAGTTATTGCAAGTGCGGTAGCAAACGGCGGATTTGACGCTAATGAAGTTGTAGTTAAATCTTGTAGAGTTGATAGAGGTCCTTATCTAAAAAGATTTAGACCAAGAGCAAGAGGTATGGCAAGCAGAATTCAAAAACCAACAGCTCACATTTACGTAGAAGTTGAAAAGGAAAGCTAATGGGTCAAAAAACGAATCCAATCGGACTAAGATTAGGGATAAATAGAAACTGGAGAAGTAGATGGTTTATCAACTATAATACTATGCCTGAGAATGTTCTAAACGACTATGAACTTAGAAAATTCTTAAAGAAAAAACTATACTATGCCGGAATCAGCGATATTATTATCGAAAGAACGGCTAAAAAAGTAAGAATTACAATTTTCGCGGCAAAACCTGGTATCATCATCGGTAAAGGTGGTAGCGAAGTTGAAGCTCTTAAAAAAGAACTTCAAAAATTAATCGGTGGTAAAGAACTTATTCTAAACATTAAAGAAGAAAGAAAACCACAACTAAGCGCACAACTTGCGGCTGAAAACGTAGCTACTCAAATCGAAAGAAGGGTAGCGTTCAGAAGAGCTATGAAAAAAGTTATCCAATCAGCTCTAAAAGCCGGAGCTAAAGGTATTAAAGTTCAAGTTTCTGGAAGATTAAACGGTGCCGAAATGGCAAGAACTGAATGGTATCTTGAGGGAAGAGTTCCTCTTCATACGTTAAGAGCTAAAATCGATTACGGTTTTGCCGAAGCTTTAACTACATACGGAATTATCGGTGTTAAAGTTTGGATATTCAAAGGTGAAGTATTACAAAGAAAAGGTAATAATCAAGTAGCTTCTACTGAGGAGAGAAAACCTCAAAGAAGAAGAAAAGGACGCAGAAATGTTAATGCCAAAAAGAACTAAATATAGAAAACAACAAAAAGGTAGAAACAGAGGTAAGGCATACAGAGGTAATAGCCTTGCGTTCGGAACATACGGACTAAAAGCGATCGAGCTTGGTAGAATCAATTCAAGACAAATCGAAGCTGGAAGGGTTGCCCTTTCAAGAACAATGAAAAGAACAGGTAAAATTTGGATTAGAGTATTCCCTGATAAACCTTTAACTGCTAAACCTGTCGGTGTGAGAATGGGTAAAGGTAAAGGTAGCGTAGAAGAGT
This window of the Caminibacter pacificus genome carries:
- the rplV gene encoding 50S ribosomal protein L22, producing the protein MSKATLKFIRLSPTKARLVAREIQGMNAEEALAKLEFMPNKAARVIAKVIASAVANGGFDANEVVVKSCRVDRGPYLKRFRPRARGMASRIQKPTAHIYVEVEKES
- the rpsC gene encoding 30S ribosomal protein S3, whose translation is MGQKTNPIGLRLGINRNWRSRWFINYNTMPENVLNDYELRKFLKKKLYYAGISDIIIERTAKKVRITIFAAKPGIIIGKGGSEVEALKKELQKLIGGKELILNIKEERKPQLSAQLAAENVATQIERRVAFRRAMKKVIQSALKAGAKGIKVQVSGRLNGAEMARTEWYLEGRVPLHTLRAKIDYGFAEALTTYGIIGVKVWIFKGEVLQRKGNNQVASTEERKPQRRRKGRRNVNAKKN
- the rplP gene encoding 50S ribosomal protein L16; this encodes MLMPKRTKYRKQQKGRNRGKAYRGNSLAFGTYGLKAIELGRINSRQIEAGRVALSRTMKRTGKIWIRVFPDKPLTAKPVGVRMGKGKGSVEEWVMNIKPGRIIFEITGVNHDTAIRALTLAAAKLPFKTKIVTMESENELY